One Carassius auratus strain Wakin chromosome 4, ASM336829v1, whole genome shotgun sequence DNA segment encodes these proteins:
- the LOC113067247 gene encoding uncharacterized protein LOC113067247 isoform X1: MYKDIFNGSPISRVTMETQSEKKRAAYFTEAELEVLMHAYEEFKPIILKRSNTAASAKARELAWQKITDRVNACNPSGATRTLSQVKMKHKNILQKANRKKTEARLTGGGPPPPPLTPSEELALSLNKGRPVVAGIPGGSSSHILCTTSDGEKRVKYTDGRIVLLDSPERTQSVTVDEDDDDDEETTSAVTEVDNAGRSTEYIPRDLPTDEGPSASAHNLSREMKK; the protein is encoded by the exons atgtataaagacattttcaatggATCGCCGATTTCACGAGTCACCATGGAAACTCAAAGCGAAAAAAAGAGAGCCGCGTATTTCACAGAGGCGGAGTTGGAAGTTTTAATGCATGCTTATGAGGAGTTTAagccaataatattaaaaagaagcAATACAGCTGCATCGGCTAAAGCAAGAGAGTTGGCTTGGCAAAAAATAACGGACAGAGTAAATGC gTGTAATCCTTCTGGAGCCACAAGAACTTTAAGCCAagtcaaaatgaaacacaaaaacattctgcaaaaag CTAACAGAAAAAAGACTGAAGCCCGTCTAACTGGCGGGGGGCCACCACCACCTCCCCTCACCCCATCTGAGGAGCTGGCTCTGTCCCTTAATAAAGGGCGACCAGTGGTTGCTGGCATTCCAGGGGGCAGTTCATCACACATACTATGCACCACAAGTGATGGTGAAAAAAGGGTGAAAT ATACTGATGGACGGATTGTATTATTGGACTCTCCAGAAAGAACACAGTCTGTCACAGTT gatgaagatgatgatgacgatgaagagaCCACATCTGCTGTGACAGAAGTGGACAATGCTGGTAGATCCACTGAG TACATACCTAGGGATTTGCCCACAGATGAGGGTCCTTCAGCCTCAGCACACAATCTAAGCAGG gaaatgaagaaataa
- the LOC113067247 gene encoding uncharacterized protein LOC113067247 isoform X2, translating to MYKDIFNGSPISRVTMETQSEKKRAAYFTEAELEVLMHAYEEFKPIILKRSNTAASAKARELAWQKITDRVNACNPSGATRTLSQVKMKHKNILQKANRKKTEARLTGGGPPPPPLTPSEELALSLNKGRPVVAGIPGGSSSHILCTTSDGEKRILMDGLYYWTLQKEHSLSQLMKMMMTMKRPHLL from the exons atgtataaagacattttcaatggATCGCCGATTTCACGAGTCACCATGGAAACTCAAAGCGAAAAAAAGAGAGCCGCGTATTTCACAGAGGCGGAGTTGGAAGTTTTAATGCATGCTTATGAGGAGTTTAagccaataatattaaaaagaagcAATACAGCTGCATCGGCTAAAGCAAGAGAGTTGGCTTGGCAAAAAATAACGGACAGAGTAAATGC gTGTAATCCTTCTGGAGCCACAAGAACTTTAAGCCAagtcaaaatgaaacacaaaaacattctgcaaaaag CTAACAGAAAAAAGACTGAAGCCCGTCTAACTGGCGGGGGGCCACCACCACCTCCCCTCACCCCATCTGAGGAGCTGGCTCTGTCCCTTAATAAAGGGCGACCAGTGGTTGCTGGCATTCCAGGGGGCAGTTCATCACACATACTATGCACCACAAGTGATGGTGAAAAAAGG ATACTGATGGACGGATTGTATTATTGGACTCTCCAGAAAGAACACAGTCTGTCACAGTT gatgaagatgatgatgacgatgaagagaCCACATCTGCTGTGA
- the LOC113067283 gene encoding putative nuclease HARBI1, giving the protein MYSLCTHFILPKLSVSGFPNVIGCIDGTHIPIKAPSINEGDYVNRKSIHSINVQVICEATQIITNVEAKWPGSVHDARIFRESSLCQTFQQGQYNGYLLGDRGYPCLPYLMTPYPEPEPGPQTRFNLAHSRTRAKVEMTIGILKSRFQCLRGLRVSPERACDIIVACVVLHNIATIRGESHPPCIEEDGPEEHRQILEANRDGRLLRDRICQNYFY; this is encoded by the exons atgtattccttatgcacacacttcatacttccaaaactttctgtttcagggtttccaaatgtaattgggtgcattgatggcactcacattcctattaaagctccatcaataaatgagggagactaTGTTAATAGGAAATCTATTCATAGTATCAATGTGCag GTAATATGTGAGGCAACCCAAATCATCACCAATGTCGAGGCAAAATGGCCAGGATCTGTGCATGATGCCAGAATTTTCCGCGAGTCATCATTATGCCAGACATTTCAGCAGG GACAGTACAATGGTTACTTGCTGGGGGACAGAGGATACCCTTGTCTGCCCTATTTAATGACACCCTACCCTGAACCTGAGCCTGGACCACAGACACGGTTTAACCTGGCTCACAGCCGAACACGGGCCAAGGTGGAGATGACtatagggatcctcaaatctcggTTTCAGTGTCTGCGTGGGCTCCGGGTTAGTCCAGAGAGGGCATGCGACATTATTGTGGCTTGTGTTGTGCTTCACAATATTGCCACTATAAGAGGAGAGAGCCACCCTCCTTGTATTGAGGAAGATGGCCCAGAGGAACACCGACAGATTTTAGAGGCCAACAGAGACGGAAGACTTTTGAGAGACAGGATttgtcaaaattacttttattag